A genomic stretch from Desulfurobacterium atlanticum includes:
- a CDS encoding tetratricopeptide repeat protein, with protein MKGFKKEIDTLLKEAKNLIENKKYLKAISQLEKHKNYFKKNVDYLLLLAEAYEKVGNSEKAEEYFEQARFIEADIRSRQNLIKSQYLIEKKDYIEAKKLLEEAIDLNPFDPEPYIELHKLYKRQGIKKEALKILKTLLMIDPFSEYPYVELGTYYYSAGNLDMAENVIEEGLKKIDTVSFLYESAKFFQLIGDFDRAEELMRKVCGKSPDDMDYKQKLVEILISNGKAEEALDILLMSLEKFPDAPYLYQYVASIYDILGKDELAEFYIRKAIANSESYLKEDSMRMLSELLIEKGKYDQAEQILREIIDYAESSWLIMDAFLELAIIYMEQERFGEILQIAKGILREGLITEEEKMELLEIVSDVLEADGKLIASKKVCEYVLKNSNDEKQRKRCYTRLSRLKEIVSLEKLWKKDQQNS; from the coding sequence TTGAAAGGATTCAAAAAAGAGATAGACACCCTCCTAAAGGAAGCCAAAAATCTTATAGAGAATAAAAAGTATTTGAAAGCCATATCGCAGCTGGAAAAGCATAAAAACTACTTTAAGAAAAATGTTGATTATCTACTGTTGCTGGCAGAAGCTTATGAAAAGGTAGGAAATAGCGAGAAGGCGGAAGAATATTTTGAGCAGGCACGGTTTATAGAAGCTGATATAAGGTCAAGGCAGAATCTTATTAAAAGTCAATACCTTATTGAGAAGAAGGATTACATTGAAGCAAAGAAGCTTCTTGAAGAGGCGATTGATTTAAATCCTTTTGATCCTGAACCTTATATTGAGCTTCATAAGCTTTATAAAAGGCAGGGAATAAAAAAAGAAGCCCTTAAGATTCTTAAAACACTGCTTATGATTGATCCATTTTCGGAGTATCCCTATGTAGAGCTTGGAACTTATTACTACTCTGCAGGTAATCTTGATATGGCTGAAAATGTTATAGAGGAAGGCTTAAAAAAAATAGATACTGTTTCTTTCCTTTATGAAAGCGCTAAGTTTTTCCAGCTTATTGGTGATTTTGATAGGGCTGAGGAATTGATGCGTAAGGTTTGTGGGAAGTCGCCAGATGATATGGATTATAAGCAAAAGCTTGTTGAAATTCTTATTTCTAATGGAAAAGCAGAAGAAGCCCTTGATATTCTTTTGATGTCCCTTGAAAAATTCCCGGATGCTCCTTACCTCTACCAATATGTGGCTTCCATTTATGATATTCTTGGAAAAGACGAGCTTGCTGAGTTTTATATTAGAAAAGCAATAGCAAACTCTGAGTCTTATCTTAAAGAAGATAGTATGCGGATGCTTTCAGAACTCCTTATTGAAAAAGGAAAGTATGACCAGGCGGAGCAGATTTTAAGGGAAATTATAGATTACGCAGAAAGTTCATGGCTTATAATGGATGCCTTTCTTGAGCTTGCGATTATTTATATGGAACAGGAGCGGTTTGGAGAGATTCTTCAGATTGCAAAGGGAATTTTAAGAGAAGGTTTAATTACAGAAGAAGAAAAAATGGAACTTCTTGAAATTGTTTCAGATGTTCTTGAGGCTGATGGCAAGCTTATTGCATCAAAAAAAGTATGTGAGTACGTTTTGAAAAACTCAAACGATGAGAAGCAGAGAAAGCGTTGTTATACAAGACTTTCTCGCCTTAAAGAGATTGTTTCTCTTGAAAAACTTTGGAAGAAAGATCAACAAAACTCTTGA
- a CDS encoding peptidylprolyl isomerase, which translates to MLANIRKNMKLFSIPLWIVTASFILTIFLVWGKGSVSGPGVNDVATVNGKPISATDFYKTVDRLTSSGMNKKQAESEALRRLLLRTLLLDAAEKEGLKVSDWAVAQRIASFTVFQENGTFSEKLYKKWLKQNHLTPELFENEIRKDLLIEKLQTVVERTPYVTEKELKLFYKTAFGKRKYEYKIFKIDEKKIKVNEKEIEEFYNKNKDMFKETNTVVKGVEIPKSEKNAKELVKEAYRLAKEGKLSSFKKLPVKEIEDKKLLSEIENSTQNPGYIEKDKFYIVYSKESTSRTVPLKEVKENIIEMLKGEKAKEIALKKAENAAKAGKLDNPVKTDYLSGNELIQQTGLMDLNGEITTKIVKAKTGTLMGPFKTLTGYMVIKPVTDIKVDKYEKDKMETLKTFLLTEKKKAAFQAYVQFLQNKAKIQINPKFFPESKL; encoded by the coding sequence ATGCTTGCAAATATAAGAAAGAATATGAAACTTTTCAGCATACCTTTATGGATAGTAACCGCTTCCTTCATACTGACAATTTTCCTTGTATGGGGAAAAGGTTCTGTATCAGGACCAGGCGTTAATGATGTAGCAACTGTTAACGGTAAACCAATCTCGGCAACAGACTTTTACAAAACAGTTGACAGATTAACATCTTCCGGAATGAATAAAAAACAGGCTGAATCGGAAGCACTGCGCAGATTGCTTTTGAGAACGCTTTTACTTGATGCCGCAGAAAAGGAAGGACTTAAAGTAAGCGACTGGGCGGTTGCACAGCGTATAGCAAGTTTCACTGTCTTTCAAGAAAATGGAACATTTTCAGAAAAGCTTTACAAAAAATGGTTAAAACAGAACCATCTAACACCAGAACTGTTTGAAAATGAAATAAGAAAAGATCTTTTAATAGAAAAACTACAAACGGTAGTTGAGAGAACTCCATACGTAACTGAAAAAGAACTTAAACTTTTTTACAAGACAGCATTTGGAAAGAGAAAATATGAATACAAAATATTCAAAATTGACGAAAAGAAAATTAAAGTAAACGAAAAAGAGATTGAGGAATTTTACAATAAAAACAAAGATATGTTTAAAGAGACAAATACAGTGGTTAAAGGTGTAGAAATACCAAAATCTGAAAAGAACGCAAAGGAGCTTGTCAAAGAAGCTTACAGACTGGCAAAAGAAGGAAAACTTTCATCCTTTAAAAAACTTCCGGTTAAAGAAATAGAAGATAAAAAGTTGCTCTCAGAAATTGAAAACAGCACACAAAACCCCGGATACATAGAGAAAGATAAGTTTTATATCGTATATTCAAAAGAATCTACATCAAGAACTGTTCCTTTAAAGGAAGTGAAAGAAAATATTATTGAAATGTTAAAAGGTGAAAAAGCTAAAGAGATAGCACTTAAAAAAGCTGAAAATGCAGCTAAAGCAGGAAAACTTGATAACCCTGTTAAAACTGACTATTTAAGCGGGAATGAACTTATCCAGCAAACAGGACTCATGGATCTAAATGGAGAAATAACAACAAAAATAGTTAAAGCAAAAACAGGAACTTTAATGGGACCTTTCAAAACTTTAACTGGTTATATGGTAATAAAACCTGTAACCGACATAAAAGTGGATAAGTATGAAAAGGATAAAATGGAAACGTTAAAAACATTCCTGCTAACAGAAAAGAAAAAAGCAGCTTTTCAAGCTTACGTTCAATTTTTACAGAACAAAGCTAAAATTCAGATAAATCCAAAATTCTTCCCGGAGAGTAAGCTGTGA
- a CDS encoding YicC/YloC family endoribonuclease yields the protein MTGYGKGEATNNLINVTVEIKTINSKALDVRINLSRAINNLMSTFNEILKKYIKRGKVDVFINYKLSPDVEIPVCVNYSMAKTYINAINKISGLTGKEISITMRDLLSMHDIFMKEEIDFSKFEPVFIEAFESALKKVDEERIKEGEKLKQDIEKRLEKIEATVRKIENRSKEISKILFEKLKEKVSKLLEDFDDKEELTKRVELEVALLAEKQDVSEEITRLYSHIKRFRELLNEDFSGKTMDFLCQEMHREINTLGSKLKEINITEPILQIKTEIARIKEQVQNVE from the coding sequence ATGACAGGATACGGAAAAGGAGAAGCCACAAATAACTTGATTAATGTTACTGTTGAAATCAAAACGATAAATAGTAAAGCTCTTGACGTAAGAATCAATCTTTCAAGAGCTATCAACAACCTTATGTCAACCTTTAACGAAATATTGAAAAAGTATATAAAAAGGGGAAAGGTTGATGTTTTCATAAACTACAAACTAAGCCCCGACGTTGAAATCCCTGTATGCGTAAACTATTCAATGGCAAAAACTTACATTAATGCAATAAACAAAATTTCAGGGCTTACAGGAAAAGAGATCTCCATTACAATGAGAGACCTTTTATCTATGCATGATATATTTATGAAGGAAGAGATAGACTTTTCTAAATTTGAACCTGTATTCATTGAAGCTTTTGAATCAGCCTTAAAAAAAGTTGATGAAGAACGTATAAAAGAGGGAGAAAAACTTAAGCAGGACATTGAAAAAAGACTTGAAAAAATAGAGGCAACTGTAAGAAAAATAGAAAACCGATCAAAAGAAATCTCCAAAATTCTTTTTGAAAAACTGAAAGAGAAAGTCAGCAAACTACTTGAAGATTTTGATGATAAAGAAGAATTAACAAAAAGAGTAGAACTTGAAGTAGCCCTTCTTGCAGAAAAGCAGGATGTATCTGAAGAAATCACCAGGCTCTACTCTCATATAAAAAGATTTAGAGAACTCCTAAATGAAGATTTCAGTGGTAAAACGATGGATTTCCTCTGTCAGGAAATGCACAGAGAAATTAATACTCTCGGTTCAAAACTCAAAGAGATAAACATAACAGAGCCTATTTTACAGATAAAAACAGAAATAGCAAGGATAAAAGAGCAGGTTCAAAATGTGGAGTAA